A portion of the Natronococcus sp. AD-5 genome contains these proteins:
- the minD gene encoding cell division ATPase MinD, translating into MSHETVYAVASGKGGVGKTTTTVNLGMVLARAGERVAVVDADLGMANLAGFVGLNSDSTTLSDVLSGNASVDDATYRLAENAVAVPSGTSLDDYAETSPEGLRDVVDELRSQYDVVLLDVGAGVTHETVLPLGLADAVIVVSTPEPASVHDSRKTLELTERAGGEVAGLVVTRTRPDTDVSYEEIADRLELPLLGAIPEDPAARESVYAGTPLVVHAPDGPAPAAYRRLAADLAGVEVPNERADGGRGSGDRSGSTPDAARNSAENGDDEAERDDVSSAITEAESEQ; encoded by the coding sequence ATGTCTCACGAAACTGTATATGCCGTCGCGAGCGGCAAGGGCGGCGTCGGAAAGACGACGACGACGGTGAATCTGGGAATGGTGCTGGCCCGGGCGGGCGAACGCGTCGCCGTCGTCGACGCCGACCTCGGTATGGCGAACCTGGCGGGATTCGTCGGGCTGAACTCCGACTCGACGACGCTGTCCGACGTTCTATCCGGGAACGCGTCGGTCGACGACGCGACCTACCGACTGGCGGAGAACGCCGTCGCCGTCCCGAGCGGAACCAGCCTCGACGACTACGCCGAGACCTCGCCGGAGGGGCTCCGCGACGTCGTCGACGAACTCCGGTCGCAGTACGACGTCGTCCTCCTCGACGTCGGCGCCGGGGTCACCCACGAAACCGTGCTCCCGCTCGGTCTCGCCGACGCCGTGATCGTCGTCTCGACGCCCGAACCCGCGTCCGTCCACGACTCGAGGAAGACGCTCGAGCTAACCGAGCGCGCCGGCGGCGAGGTCGCCGGTCTCGTCGTCACTCGGACGCGCCCGGACACCGACGTCTCTTACGAGGAAATCGCCGACCGGCTCGAACTCCCGCTGCTGGGGGCGATCCCGGAGGATCCCGCGGCCCGCGAGAGCGTCTACGCCGGGACGCCGCTGGTCGTCCACGCGCCCGACGGCCCCGCGCCCGCCGCGTACCGGCGACTCGCGGCCGACCTGGCCGGCGTCGAGGTCCCGAACGAACGCGCGGACGGCGGACGCGGGTCGGGCGACCGCTCCGGATCGACGCCGGATGCCGCGCGAAATTCGGCCGAGAACGGCGACGACGAAGCCGAACGGGACGACGTCTCGAGCGCGATCACGGAAGCCGAGTCCGAGCAGTAG
- a CDS encoding pyridoxal-phosphate dependent enzyme, with protein sequence MTSDLTCPECGTVYEAGPDEPWRCACGHALEFTERPHPQGDPLPLSQLDTSQGLWTFFEFLPIEQHVTFYEGFTPIVEAPEWNADFKLEYVFPTGSFKDRGATTTLSRAVELGVEKVIEDSSGNAGAAIATYAARAGIDADIYVPADVKQSKLMTIQRADARPVRIEGSRQDVTDACIEAVEGEGGTASGGDGDAAPYQTGEGWYASHAWNPAFYAGTMTFAFEIAAQRDWTVPDAVVLPVGHGTLFLGAYRGFSLLNEAGIVDEMPRLLGAQAAGYAPIADAVGETPDETATDGETIADGIQIADPARGDEILEAVEATGGVVIALESDPIETALDRLHRGGFYVEPTSAAAPAALLRYREAGVVDDGDDVVVPLTGSGLKTL encoded by the coding sequence ATGACGTCCGACCTCACCTGCCCCGAGTGCGGCACCGTCTACGAAGCCGGCCCCGACGAACCGTGGCGCTGCGCCTGCGGGCACGCCCTCGAGTTCACCGAACGCCCGCACCCCCAGGGGGATCCGCTCCCGCTCTCGCAACTCGACACCAGCCAGGGGCTGTGGACGTTCTTTGAGTTCCTCCCGATCGAGCAACACGTCACCTTCTACGAGGGGTTTACGCCGATCGTCGAGGCGCCCGAGTGGAACGCCGACTTCAAACTCGAGTACGTCTTCCCGACGGGGTCGTTCAAGGACCGCGGCGCGACGACGACGCTCTCGCGCGCGGTCGAACTCGGCGTCGAGAAAGTCATCGAAGACTCCTCCGGCAACGCCGGGGCCGCGATCGCGACCTACGCGGCCCGCGCGGGGATCGACGCGGACATCTACGTCCCGGCGGACGTCAAACAGTCGAAGCTGATGACGATCCAGCGGGCCGACGCCCGCCCGGTGCGGATCGAGGGGAGCCGGCAGGACGTCACCGACGCCTGCATCGAGGCCGTCGAAGGCGAGGGCGGAACTGCCTCGGGAGGCGACGGCGACGCGGCCCCCTACCAGACCGGCGAGGGCTGGTACGCCAGCCACGCCTGGAACCCGGCCTTCTACGCCGGAACGATGACCTTCGCGTTCGAGATCGCCGCTCAGCGCGACTGGACGGTTCCCGACGCCGTCGTGCTCCCGGTCGGCCACGGCACGCTCTTCCTCGGCGCCTACCGCGGCTTCTCGCTGCTGAACGAGGCCGGCATCGTCGACGAGATGCCGCGACTGCTCGGCGCGCAGGCCGCGGGGTACGCCCCCATCGCCGACGCCGTCGGCGAGACGCCGGACGAGACCGCGACCGACGGAGAGACCATCGCCGACGGTATCCAGATCGCCGACCCCGCTCGCGGGGACGAGATCCTCGAGGCGGTCGAGGCGACCGGCGGCGTCGTCATCGCGCTCGAGTCGGACCCGATCGAGACCGCGCTCGACCGGCTCCACCGCGGCGGCTTCTACGTCGAGCCGACCAGCGCGGCCGCTCCGGCGGCGTTGCTCCGCTACCGCGAGGCGGGCGTCGTCGACGACGGTGACGACGTCGTCGTGCCGCTGACCGGCAGCGGGCTGAAAACGCTCTGA
- the argS gene encoding arginine--tRNA ligase has product MFLALRAEVESALERALSTLDFPTEDLGIEEPPEDVESVLASSVAFRLAGEAGAAPPQVAGRIADEIGADDLTYVSEVQTQGPYLNFLPSDAYLDETIATATDAGYGALEDREESVVVEHTSANPTGPVHVGRARNPIIGDAVANLLDYAGYDVDRHYYVNDAGRQMAVFTWAYETFDEEDLEEEPERDRVEYDLVRYYRKGNAFLENGPEAEVAEAEAEIESIMQGLEAGDDEAYERVSEVVDQVLGGMKECLARLPAEFDEFVKETRFMRNGDTDDLVGRLQDLDEAVYEEDAWQLELDEYGIDKNLVFLRADGTSLYPTRDLAHHEWKFDEYDRAVTVLGEDHKLQAKQLRTTLELLGNDTEPLRQVLYSYVNLPEGKMSTRRGTGVDLDDLLDEAIDRARTEVEDRLDDRIRDDDLDEEDIERIAHQVGIGAVRYDIVSKQPTKAITFEWDQALDFEAQSAPYVQYVHARCCGILEEGGVDPEGDLESLGLEAADADPLEVSEERDLLETIARFPAVVDEAADDLEPHQVATYTREFGDRFNAFYRECPVLADDVDPDVREARLALVAASKHTVANALSILGVDAPRSM; this is encoded by the coding sequence ATGTTCCTCGCCCTACGCGCGGAAGTCGAGAGCGCCCTCGAGAGGGCGCTCTCGACGCTCGACTTTCCTACGGAGGACCTCGGGATCGAAGAACCGCCGGAAGACGTCGAAAGCGTGCTCGCCTCGAGCGTGGCCTTCCGACTCGCCGGCGAGGCCGGCGCAGCCCCGCCGCAGGTCGCCGGCCGGATCGCCGACGAGATCGGCGCCGACGACCTGACCTACGTCTCCGAGGTGCAGACCCAGGGGCCGTACCTCAACTTCCTGCCGAGCGACGCCTACCTCGACGAGACGATCGCGACCGCGACCGACGCGGGCTACGGTGCGCTCGAGGACCGCGAGGAGTCCGTCGTCGTCGAACACACGAGCGCGAACCCGACGGGGCCGGTCCACGTGGGCCGCGCGCGGAACCCGATCATCGGCGACGCGGTGGCGAACCTGCTCGACTACGCCGGCTACGACGTCGACCGCCACTACTACGTCAACGACGCCGGCCGGCAGATGGCCGTCTTCACCTGGGCCTACGAGACCTTCGACGAGGAGGACCTCGAGGAAGAGCCCGAACGCGATCGCGTCGAGTACGACCTCGTGCGTTACTACCGCAAGGGCAACGCCTTCCTCGAGAACGGCCCCGAAGCGGAGGTCGCCGAGGCCGAAGCCGAGATCGAGTCAATCATGCAGGGCCTCGAGGCGGGCGACGACGAGGCCTACGAGCGCGTCAGCGAGGTCGTCGATCAGGTGCTCGGCGGCATGAAGGAGTGTCTCGCGCGCCTGCCCGCCGAGTTCGACGAGTTCGTCAAGGAGACGAGGTTCATGCGCAACGGCGATACCGACGACCTCGTGGGCCGACTGCAGGACCTCGACGAGGCCGTCTACGAGGAGGACGCCTGGCAACTCGAGCTCGACGAGTACGGCATCGACAAGAACCTCGTCTTCCTGCGCGCCGACGGCACCTCGCTGTATCCGACTCGCGACCTGGCCCACCACGAGTGGAAGTTCGACGAGTACGACCGCGCGGTGACGGTGCTGGGCGAGGATCACAAGCTCCAGGCCAAACAGCTCCGGACGACGCTCGAGTTGCTCGGCAACGACACCGAGCCGCTCCGGCAGGTGCTCTACTCCTACGTGAACCTCCCCGAGGGAAAGATGTCGACGCGGCGGGGAACCGGCGTCGACCTGGACGACCTGCTCGACGAGGCGATCGACCGCGCTCGCACGGAGGTCGAGGACCGCCTCGACGATCGCATCCGCGACGACGACTTGGACGAGGAGGACATCGAGCGCATTGCCCACCAGGTCGGCATCGGCGCGGTCCGGTACGACATCGTCTCAAAGCAGCCCACGAAGGCGATCACCTTCGAGTGGGACCAGGCGCTCGACTTCGAGGCGCAGTCCGCGCCGTACGTCCAGTACGTGCACGCGCGCTGCTGTGGCATCCTGGAGGAAGGTGGCGTCGATCCCGAGGGCGACCTCGAGTCGCTGGGTCTCGAGGCCGCGGACGCCGACCCGCTCGAGGTGTCCGAAGAGCGGGACCTGCTCGAGACGATCGCCCGCTTCCCCGCGGTCGTCGACGAGGCGGCCGACGACCTGGAGCCCCACCAGGTCGCGACCTACACCCGGGAGTTCGGCGACCGGTTCAACGCCTTCTACCGCGAGTGTCCCGTCCTCGCGGACGACGTCGACCCCGACGTCCGCGAGGCGCGGCTCGCACTCGTGGCCGCCTCGAAGCACACGGTCGCGAACGCGCTCTCGATCCTCGGCGTCGACGCGCCGCGGTCGATGTAG
- a CDS encoding MFS transporter: MSIQRNAPAEEEADPLDAFRQFFALERDVLVLSAAMLAFSLGFQMTNRYMAEYMSALGATAFVIGLFGTFGNVISAVYPYPGGAISDRIGSRYTLTAFGLCSTLGFGVWLAAPTLADVAVGPTSLGIVAIFAGLVLAQAWKSFGLGASFAIVKQAVSPSQLAAGFASTETFRRTAFLVGPLLAAALFFPFGSTDGDVVFAFQLILVVAVVFGVLGTIVQHFLYETAEDGFGKEFEGVSQILADLRAMPDELHPLLVGDTLVRFANGMVYVFFVIVVTRFLEVGLSLSLPAAGTLELSPQSYFGILLGLEMLVALLIMVPAAKAAERIGLKPVVAIGFAVYAIFPIVLVNAPESAAVLALLFAFSGLRFAGLPAHKALIVGPAETGAGGRVTGTYYLLRNLIVVPSAALGGLVWGGFSNPLTGEELFAGSPTLAFTVATGIGLVGTAYFLLFGREFEAYA, from the coding sequence ATGAGTATCCAACGGAACGCCCCCGCGGAGGAGGAGGCCGATCCGCTCGACGCCTTCCGCCAGTTCTTCGCGCTCGAGCGGGACGTGCTCGTGCTCTCCGCGGCGATGCTCGCGTTCAGCCTCGGCTTTCAGATGACGAACCGGTACATGGCCGAGTACATGTCGGCGCTGGGCGCGACGGCGTTCGTCATCGGCCTGTTCGGAACCTTCGGGAACGTCATCAGCGCCGTCTATCCCTACCCCGGCGGGGCGATCTCGGACCGGATCGGCTCGCGGTACACCCTGACGGCGTTCGGGCTGTGTTCGACGCTCGGCTTCGGCGTCTGGCTCGCCGCCCCGACGCTCGCGGACGTCGCGGTCGGACCGACGTCGCTCGGCATCGTCGCGATCTTCGCCGGACTGGTCCTCGCACAGGCCTGGAAGTCCTTCGGGCTCGGGGCCTCGTTCGCCATCGTCAAGCAGGCCGTCTCGCCGTCGCAGTTGGCCGCCGGCTTCGCGAGCACCGAGACGTTCCGCCGGACGGCCTTCCTCGTCGGCCCGCTGCTCGCCGCCGCCCTGTTCTTCCCCTTTGGCTCGACCGACGGCGACGTCGTCTTCGCCTTCCAGCTGATCCTGGTCGTCGCAGTCGTCTTCGGCGTCCTCGGAACGATCGTCCAGCATTTCCTCTACGAGACCGCCGAGGACGGCTTCGGCAAGGAGTTCGAGGGCGTTTCGCAGATCCTCGCGGACCTCCGGGCGATGCCCGACGAACTCCACCCGCTGCTGGTCGGCGACACCCTCGTCCGCTTTGCCAACGGCATGGTCTACGTCTTCTTCGTCATCGTCGTCACCCGCTTCCTCGAGGTCGGTCTCTCCCTCTCGCTGCCGGCCGCCGGCACGCTCGAGCTCTCGCCGCAGTCGTACTTCGGGATCCTGCTGGGACTCGAGATGCTCGTCGCGCTGCTGATCATGGTTCCCGCGGCCAAGGCCGCCGAGCGGATCGGCCTGAAACCCGTCGTCGCGATCGGCTTCGCGGTCTACGCGATCTTTCCCATCGTCCTCGTCAACGCCCCCGAGAGCGCCGCCGTCCTCGCGCTGCTCTTCGCCTTCTCCGGCCTGCGATTCGCCGGGCTGCCGGCCCACAAGGCGCTGATCGTCGGCCCCGCGGAGACTGGCGCCGGCGGCCGCGTGACGGGGACGTACTACCTGCTCCGAAACCTGATCGTCGTCCCGAGCGCGGCCCTGGGCGGACTCGTCTGGGGCGGGTTCTCGAACCCGCTGACCGGCGAGGAACTGTTCGCCGGTTCGCCGACGCTCGCCTTCACCGTCGCGACCGGCATCGGGCTCGTCGGCACCGCGTACTTCCTGCTGTTCGGCAGGGAGTTCGAGGCCTACGCCTGA
- a CDS encoding stage II sporulation protein M, translating to MTLSESVSAAVAVLRRRPADILPFYLLGAAIPAIVRTVPFLGLFVGYLYLEWTGRLALLRAELEAGTLEPPDPEAEPDAFEAWADGLEPLVEQLVTPELALGLAALGLVTVAATVAVGIVLFAATSAAQFSACYGRLRDDRGLIVGLAGARRFWLRFVGLYVLEFVLWVLVGVVVVIGATLFGAALVAVTGSEIATLAVVLPALLLAGLLLVVIRAVFAFAPVAIVVDDAGVFDSLSRAAGFVRRRPVDAAFYYVLAVGSAVTLSVVTGILAIVDVVSVGTLFATLVLFPFLDLLKTALYGSTRGRLSPPPMPVRSIRRQFAGGLRRGWREMLTFVRATPLLHAFVVVAAVASFWAGWVIAEPFVGTFETSVDARLEGHVPPAAAIELFGNNWTVAYTTAYAGLALAIPAFVSLAFNGFVMGIVVRLEVELVELAAFVAPHGILEIPAIFVASALGLWLGIVGWRTVRGSAAPRDVVDALERAFWIVVGLGILLAVAAFIEGFVSPYYYEPFL from the coding sequence ATGACACTTTCCGAGTCGGTCTCCGCCGCCGTTGCCGTCCTGCGACGGCGGCCGGCCGACATCCTGCCGTTTTATCTGCTCGGTGCGGCGATACCGGCGATCGTTCGCACCGTTCCGTTTCTCGGCCTCTTCGTCGGCTACCTCTACCTCGAGTGGACCGGTCGGCTCGCGCTCCTTCGGGCCGAACTCGAGGCGGGAACGCTCGAGCCGCCCGATCCCGAGGCCGAGCCCGACGCCTTCGAGGCGTGGGCGGACGGGCTCGAGCCGCTGGTCGAGCAGCTGGTCACGCCCGAACTCGCGCTCGGACTCGCCGCGCTCGGACTGGTGACGGTCGCCGCGACCGTCGCGGTCGGAATCGTGCTCTTCGCGGCGACCTCCGCCGCGCAGTTCTCGGCCTGTTACGGGCGACTCCGCGACGATCGCGGGCTGATCGTCGGGCTCGCGGGCGCACGGCGGTTCTGGCTGCGGTTCGTCGGCCTCTACGTCCTCGAGTTCGTCCTCTGGGTCCTCGTCGGGGTGGTCGTCGTCATCGGCGCCACCCTGTTCGGTGCGGCGCTCGTCGCCGTTACCGGCTCGGAAATCGCGACACTCGCCGTCGTCCTGCCGGCGTTGCTTCTCGCCGGCCTCCTGCTCGTGGTCATCCGCGCGGTGTTCGCGTTCGCGCCGGTCGCGATCGTCGTCGACGACGCGGGCGTGTTCGACTCGCTCTCTCGAGCCGCCGGCTTCGTCCGCAGACGGCCGGTCGACGCGGCGTTCTACTACGTCCTCGCCGTCGGCAGCGCGGTCACGCTGTCGGTCGTCACCGGTATCCTGGCAATCGTCGACGTCGTCTCCGTCGGAACGCTGTTCGCGACGCTCGTCCTGTTCCCGTTTCTCGACCTGCTGAAGACGGCGCTGTACGGCTCCACGAGGGGGCGACTCTCGCCACCCCCGATGCCGGTCCGGTCGATCCGCCGCCAGTTCGCCGGCGGTCTGCGACGGGGCTGGCGCGAGATGCTGACGTTCGTCCGGGCCACGCCGCTGTTGCACGCTTTCGTCGTCGTCGCCGCAGTCGCGTCGTTCTGGGCGGGCTGGGTGATCGCCGAGCCGTTCGTCGGCACCTTCGAAACGTCCGTCGACGCCCGACTCGAGGGGCACGTCCCGCCGGCGGCCGCCATCGAACTCTTCGGCAACAACTGGACGGTCGCGTACACGACGGCCTACGCCGGGCTCGCGCTCGCGATTCCCGCGTTCGTCTCGCTCGCGTTCAACGGCTTCGTGATGGGGATCGTCGTCCGACTCGAGGTCGAACTCGTCGAACTCGCCGCCTTCGTCGCCCCACACGGGATCCTCGAGATACCGGCGATCTTCGTCGCCAGCGCGCTCGGCCTCTGGCTGGGGATCGTCGGCTGGCGGACCGTTCGCGGCAGCGCGGCGCCGCGAGACGTCGTCGACGCGCTCGAGCGCGCCTTCTGGATCGTCGTGGGCCTCGGTATTCTGCTCGCCGTCGCGGCGTTTATCGAGGGATTCGTCAGTCCGTACTACTACGAACCCTTCCTCTGA
- a CDS encoding succinylglutamate desuccinylase/aspartoacylase family protein: MTTTLGTASADPGEIDTGRLEVGETRDGSPFGLPVAVVNGARSGKTLYMQAASDGDELNGVGVLQRVVPQLDPAELSGTILIVGIVNYHAFQIAEHRNPIDDTKMNRAYPGNESGTSSERIAAATFDVATRADLILDLHQGSTSRMIDEVRVRCGSRHRLHDECLELAKVFDCGYVLDQKGPDGQLARAAPDEGIPTVDPELGGCVGWDETSIRKGAEGVFNVLRYYGFLDDDTTPDSQTRAKGFEQFGAPAGGLVRFEADLGDRVRHGETLFTVTTPFGEPKSEVTADSDGILWRMRRLPQVATGEYVCSVATDIDEY; encoded by the coding sequence ATGACAACGACGCTCGGAACGGCGAGCGCGGACCCCGGCGAGATCGACACGGGTCGTCTCGAGGTCGGCGAAACTCGAGACGGCAGCCCGTTCGGTCTCCCCGTCGCCGTGGTCAACGGCGCGAGGTCCGGGAAGACCCTCTATATGCAGGCGGCGAGCGACGGCGACGAACTCAACGGCGTCGGCGTCCTCCAGCGCGTCGTCCCGCAACTCGATCCGGCCGAACTCAGCGGCACGATCCTGATCGTCGGCATCGTCAACTACCACGCCTTCCAGATCGCCGAACACCGCAACCCGATCGACGACACGAAGATGAATCGCGCCTACCCCGGCAACGAGAGCGGCACCTCGAGCGAGCGGATCGCGGCCGCCACCTTCGACGTGGCAACGCGGGCCGATCTGATTCTCGACCTCCACCAGGGGTCGACCAGCCGGATGATCGACGAGGTGCGCGTCCGGTGCGGCTCGCGCCACCGCCTCCACGACGAGTGTCTCGAACTCGCGAAGGTCTTCGACTGCGGCTACGTCCTCGATCAGAAGGGGCCGGACGGCCAGCTCGCCCGCGCGGCGCCCGACGAGGGGATCCCCACGGTCGATCCCGAACTCGGCGGCTGCGTGGGCTGGGACGAGACGAGCATCCGGAAGGGCGCCGAGGGCGTCTTCAACGTGCTCCGGTACTACGGCTTCCTCGACGACGACACCACCCCCGACTCCCAGACTCGCGCGAAGGGGTTCGAACAGTTCGGCGCGCCAGCCGGCGGACTCGTCCGGTTCGAGGCCGACCTCGGCGACCGCGTCCGTCACGGCGAGACGCTGTTCACCGTGACGACGCCCTTCGGCGAACCGAAAAGCGAAGTGACGGCCGACAGCGACGGCATCCTCTGGCGGATGCGCCGACTCCCCCAGGTCGCGACGGGAGAGTACGTCTGCTCGGTCGCGACCGACATCGACGAGTACTGA
- the prf1 gene encoding peptide chain release factor aRF-1, translated as MSQEGEQEQSDRKKYEFRKVIEDLKDYEGSGTQLVTIYIPEDRQVSDVVQHVTQEHSEAANIKSKQTRTNVQDALTSIKDRLRYYDTYPPENGMVLFSGAVDSGGGQTEMVTRVLESPPQPVESFRYHCDSDFLTGPLEEMMADKGLYGLVVLDRREANVGWLKGKRVEAVKSASSLVPGKQRKGGQSAQRFARLRLEAIDNFYQEVAGMANDLFVPKRHELDGILVGGPSPTKDEFLDGDYLHHEIQDNVIGKFDVAYTDESGLKDLVDNAEEALADAEVMKDKQQMEEFFEELNAGDLATYGFEQTRRNLVMGAVDRLLISEDLRKDVVTYDCGECGNTDREVIDRRKSTPAHTCTECGSDVEATEEDREDAIDHLIEIAEQRGTETKFISTDFEKGEQLYNAFGGFAGILRYSTGV; from the coding sequence ATGAGCCAGGAGGGCGAGCAGGAGCAATCCGACCGGAAGAAATACGAGTTCCGGAAGGTCATCGAGGATCTCAAGGACTACGAGGGCTCTGGCACGCAGCTCGTGACGATCTACATCCCCGAGGACAGACAGGTCAGTGACGTCGTGCAACACGTCACCCAGGAACACAGCGAAGCTGCCAACATCAAGTCCAAGCAGACCCGGACGAACGTCCAGGACGCGCTGACGAGCATCAAAGACCGCCTCCGGTACTACGACACCTATCCGCCGGAGAACGGGATGGTACTGTTCTCCGGCGCCGTCGACTCCGGCGGCGGTCAGACCGAGATGGTCACGCGGGTGCTCGAGAGCCCGCCCCAGCCCGTCGAGTCGTTCCGCTATCACTGCGACTCCGACTTCCTCACCGGACCGCTCGAGGAGATGATGGCGGACAAGGGCCTCTACGGCTTGGTTGTCCTCGACCGGCGCGAGGCCAACGTCGGCTGGCTGAAGGGCAAACGCGTCGAGGCGGTCAAGTCCGCGTCCTCGCTCGTCCCCGGCAAGCAGCGTAAAGGGGGTCAGTCCGCCCAGCGATTCGCCCGCCTGCGCCTCGAGGCGATCGACAACTTCTACCAGGAGGTCGCGGGGATGGCGAACGACCTGTTCGTTCCCAAGCGCCACGAACTCGACGGGATCCTCGTCGGCGGTCCCTCGCCCACCAAGGACGAGTTCTTGGACGGCGACTACCTCCACCACGAGATCCAGGACAACGTGATCGGGAAGTTCGACGTCGCCTACACCGACGAATCCGGCCTGAAAGACCTCGTCGACAACGCCGAGGAGGCGCTGGCCGACGCCGAGGTGATGAAGGACAAACAGCAGATGGAGGAGTTCTTCGAGGAACTCAACGCGGGCGACCTCGCCACCTACGGGTTCGAACAGACCCGGCGAAATCTCGTGATGGGTGCGGTCGACCGCCTGCTGATCAGCGAGGACCTCCGGAAGGACGTCGTCACCTACGACTGCGGAGAGTGCGGCAACACGGATCGGGAAGTCATCGACCGACGCAAGTCCACGCCGGCACACACCTGCACCGAGTGCGGCTCCGACGTCGAGGCCACCGAAGAGGACCGCGAGGACGCCATCGATCACCTCATCGAGATCGCCGAACAGCGCGGCACCGAGACGAAGTTTATCTCGACCGACTTCGAGAAGGGCGAACAGCTCTACAACGCCTTCGGCGGCTTCGCCGGCATTCTGCGGTACAGCACCGGCGTCTGA
- a CDS encoding NUDIX domain-containing protein, with translation MVSRPPRFCPRCGDGLESIRVEERERERCPGCERVIWHNPVPCATVAVVDRTGSEPAVLCVERGVPPGVGEWTLPGGHMEIDEQPETAAARELEEETGVAVDPDALEVFDAVSLPPRNGKRVMTVYYVVDRAETDGEPVAGSDATKARFWTLEAFGGADETFRPVHESRFRAIATRGP, from the coding sequence ATGGTGAGTCGCCCACCCCGGTTCTGTCCCCGCTGCGGCGACGGCCTCGAGTCGATCCGCGTCGAGGAGCGCGAGCGCGAGCGCTGTCCGGGCTGCGAGCGGGTGATCTGGCACAATCCCGTCCCCTGCGCGACCGTCGCCGTCGTCGATCGAACCGGCTCCGAACCCGCCGTACTGTGCGTCGAGCGCGGCGTGCCGCCGGGAGTCGGCGAGTGGACGCTCCCCGGCGGACACATGGAGATCGACGAACAGCCCGAGACGGCCGCCGCCCGCGAACTCGAGGAGGAGACCGGCGTCGCGGTCGATCCCGACGCGCTCGAGGTGTTCGACGCGGTTTCGCTGCCGCCTCGCAACGGGAAACGGGTGATGACCGTCTACTACGTCGTCGACCGCGCCGAGACCGACGGCGAACCGGTGGCGGGGAGCGACGCGACGAAGGCGCGGTTCTGGACGCTCGAGGCGTTCGGCGGCGCCGACGAGACGTTCCGTCCGGTCCACGAGTCGCGGTTTAGAGCGATCGCTACGCGAGGTCCGTAG
- a CDS encoding helix-turn-helix transcriptional regulator, with translation MRPPSSTLDVLRTVTRRRPLLEALETEPRDKRALCEALECSRSTIDRGIRELEWLHFVGRDDGTYRLTVAGRLALAEQRRSAGVLESIGGATELLADVPRDAPMSTALLAGARTIEPPSHAPTRPLQAVVDLVGEADRVRGVTAAERIPQLRPRLYDRVVDGDLEGEAVITPAFARFIREEYPDWLADVVIDGAFDLYVIESIPYELALVETPTESRVFVFVLDESTAIRGIIENETPAAFEWGERAYRQLRDASTPLPST, from the coding sequence ATGCGCCCGCCCAGTTCAACGCTCGACGTCCTCCGGACCGTCACTCGGCGTCGCCCCCTCCTCGAGGCGCTCGAGACCGAGCCGCGCGACAAGCGGGCGCTCTGCGAGGCGCTCGAGTGCTCCCGGTCGACCATCGATCGCGGGATCCGCGAACTCGAGTGGTTACACTTCGTCGGGCGCGACGACGGCACCTACCGCCTGACGGTCGCCGGCCGGCTCGCGCTCGCGGAGCAGCGGCGCAGCGCCGGCGTGCTCGAGTCGATCGGCGGCGCCACCGAACTGCTCGCGGACGTCCCTCGAGACGCCCCGATGTCGACCGCATTACTGGCCGGGGCGCGGACGATCGAGCCGCCGTCTCACGCGCCCACCAGGCCGCTCCAGGCCGTCGTCGATCTCGTCGGCGAGGCCGATCGGGTGCGCGGCGTCACCGCCGCCGAACGGATCCCGCAACTGCGGCCGCGGCTGTACGACCGCGTCGTCGACGGCGACCTCGAGGGTGAAGCGGTGATCACCCCGGCGTTCGCCCGGTTCATCCGCGAGGAGTATCCGGACTGGCTCGCCGACGTCGTGATCGACGGCGCGTTCGACCTGTACGTGATCGAGTCGATCCCCTACGAGCTCGCGCTCGTCGAAACGCCGACGGAGTCGCGCGTGTTCGTGTTCGTTCTCGACGAATCGACCGCGATCCGAGGGATCATCGAGAACGAGACGCCGGCGGCGTTCGAGTGGGGAGAGCGCGCCTACCGGCAGCTCAGGGACGCATCGACGCCGCTACCGTCGACGTGA